The proteins below come from a single Rosa rugosa chromosome 2, drRosRugo1.1, whole genome shotgun sequence genomic window:
- the LOC133728763 gene encoding receptor-like protein EIX2 — MTLEHLNTIHFRLSSTKLCLGDGLPSAVRSSSCIEEERRALLSFKGDVTDPSGRLSSWMGQDCCQWKGISCNNRTGRVAKMDLRNPNYDQEIQQFDWETSLGGKINPSFLSFKNLYYLDLSGNDFQGLRIPNFFGKLTSLKYLNLSYTSFVGEIPPALGNLSNLNYLDLDHYSGVDPYYSNLNWLSHLSSLKYLNLGGVDLSTIGVSWLHDVNMLPSLLELHLSDCQILNLPHSQLLSVNFTSLLVLDISENYIISSFPSWLFTLTNLKKLDASDNWFSPFPVEFANLKSLEDLSLSNNLLQGQIPKVFGTLCSLRILDLSRNSFNGGLEEVLNGFSNCTNYRLESLSLSYNMMEGELPSALGMLENLKELNLSSNQFSGPIPQSIGNLSSLETLDISGNHIESIPESLGQLSHLVHLDLYWNSLEGILTEAHFRSLTKLESFAVSTRRDRPSSLIFNMAHEWVPPFQLNSVDIADCRVGPSFGVWLQSQTELTHLKLSNTSISDFIPEEWFLKISFQLTSLDLSFNQICGKLPFHMNSPSLEYINLSHNQIEGPLPQWSSDAVAYLVLRSNLFSGPIPSNYDQLLPNLHELYLSDNHLNGSIPPSMCNLSSLAIQKRGLGTLNLSRNQLSGNIPSMIGNLRWLGTLDLSHNHLSGQIPQSFSLLTSLSHLNLSFNNLSGRIPSGNQLQTLNDSYIYEGNPSLCGVPLSTVCPGDGALAPTNPDDDDHNDDNNDHNYDDNDYNDDNIDHNDGNNDLIGKFGIYVSAILGFIIGFWSVFGTLLMKKSWRYAYFQFFDNIQDWVALAITLRVARWQRKT; from the exons ATGACTTTGGAACACCTGAACACCATTCATTTCAGACTTTCG TCTACTAAactgtgtttgggagatggacTTCCTAGTGCTGTGAGATCATCATCATGCATCGAGGAAGAGAGACGAGCGCTGCTCAGCTTCAAAGGAGATGTTACTGATCCTTCCGGTCGGCTTTCTTCTTGGATGGGTCAGGATTGCTGTCAATGGAAAGGGATTTCATGCAACAACCGTACAGGTCGCGTTGcaaagatggacctccggaacCCGAATTATGATCAAGAGATTCAACAATTCGACTGGGAGACTTCTTTGGGGGGTAAGATAAATCCTTCTTTTCTTAGCTTTAAGAACTTATATTACCTTGACCTAAGCGGAAACGATTTTCAAGGACTTCGAATTCCTAATTTCTTTGGGAAGCTTACAAGCTTGAAGTATCTTAATCTCTCCTACACTTCATTTGTGGGAGAGATTCCCCCAGCTCTTGGTAACCTCTCAAACCTGAACTATCTTGACCTTGATCATTATTCGGGTGTTGATCCTTATTATTCCAATTTGAATTGGCTTTCCCATCTCTCTTCCCTGAAGTACCTCAATCTTGGAGGTGTGGACCTTAGCACCATAGGAGTAAGTTGGCTACATGATGTCAACATGCTTCCTTCACTCTTAGAGTTGCATTTGTCTGATTGCCAAATTCTAAACCTTCCGCACTCCCAGCTTCTGTCAGTGAACTTCACATCCCTATTGGTTCTTGATATATCCGAGAATTatattatttcttcatttcccaGCTGGTTGTTTACTCTTACCAACCTCAAAAAACTTGATGCATCTGACAATTGGTTCAGTCCCTTCCCTGTTGAATTTGCAAACCTCAAGTCTTTGGAAGACCTTAGTTTAAGTAATAATCTTCTCCAAGGTCAAATTCCCAAAGTCTTTGGTACGTTGTGCAGCCTAAGGATATTAGATCTTTCGCGGAACTCGTTCAATGGTGGTTTGGAAGAGGTTTTGAATGGTTTCTCAAACTGTACAAATTATAGATTAGAGTCACTTTCTTTGTCCTACAATATGATGGAAGGTGAACTGCCTTCCGCCTTAGGAATGCTAGAAAATCTGAAGGAACTCAACCTCAGTTCAAACCAATTTTCTGGTCCAATTCCACAATCTATTGGTAATTTGTCATCTTTGGAGACACTAGACATCTCTGGTAATCATATCGAGTCCATTCCTGAAAGTTTGGGACAACTCTCTCACCTAGTTCACCTAGATCTATATTGGAATTCGTTGGAAGGCATTCTAACTGAAGCCCATTTCCGATCTCTCACAAAGTTGGAGTCTTTTGCAGTCAGCACACGTAGAGACCGACCTAGCTCCCTCATTTTTAACATGGCTCATGAGTGGGTTCCTCCTTTCCAACTTAATTCAGTAGACATTGCCGACTGCAGAGTAGGTCCTTCCTTTGGGGTATGGCTTCAGTCTCAAACTGAATTAACGCATCTCAAGCTTAGTAATACTTCAATCTCAGATTTCATACCAGAAGAATGGTTCTTGAAGATATCTTTCCAACTCACATCGTTGGATTTATCTTTCAACCAAATCTGTGGAAAGCTTCCATTTCACATGAACTCCCCATCTTTAGAGTATATAAATTTGAGTCACAATCAAATTGAGGGACCTCTGCCACAATGGTCTAGTGATGCTGTCGCCTATCTTGTTCTTCGAAGCAATTTATTTTCCGGGCCAATTCCCTCAAATTATGATCAATTGTTGCCTAACTTGCATGAATTATATCTATCTGACAATCATCTGAATGGTAGTATACCACCCTCTATGTGCAACCTGTCAAGTTTGGCAATCCAAAAACGTGGATTGGGCACGTTGAACTTGTCAAGAAATCAACTAAGTGGAAACATTCCTTCAATGATTGGAAACTTGCGATGGTTGGGAACTCTTGATCTCTCACATAATCACCTCTCCGGGCAGATTCCTCAAAGTTTCTCTTTATTAACCTCTCTGTCTCACTTGAACTTGTCTTTCAACAACTTGTCCGGAAGAATTCCTTCAGGCAACCAACTTCAAACACTCAATGATTCATACATTTACGAAGGCAATCCATCCTTGTGTGGGGTCCCTCTTTCAACTGTCTGCCCGGGAGATGGCGCACTCGCACCAACAAACCCTGACGATGACGATCATAATGATGACAATAATGATCATAATTATGACGATAATGATTATAATGATGACAATATTGATCATAATGATGGAAATAATGATCTGATTGGGAAGTTTGGTATCTATGTTAGTGCTATACTCGGCTTCATTATAGGCTTTTGGAGTGTTTTCGGCACATTGCTTATGAAGAAATCATGGAGGTATGCTTATTTTCAATTCTTTGATAATATACAAGACTGGGTAGCATTGGCAATTACATTGAGAGTGGCTCGTTGGCAAAGGAAGACTTGA